The following are encoded in a window of Sphaerisporangium siamense genomic DNA:
- a CDS encoding RNA polymerase sigma factor, whose amino-acid sequence MSIHDTGPPDRERRFADLFTATYPAVLRFAERRVHPSHAEDIAAEVFVVAWRRLEDVPAQADDARAWLFGIARMTLMASVRGERRRQALAVRVSENPAAHAHAGELDPDLVARRVDLVRAWSRLSAVHQEALALAVWDGLDAPRAAQVLGISPVAYRLRLSRARKALRAHTKALPQTPASRPVAATPRGSST is encoded by the coding sequence ATGAGTATCCACGACACAGGCCCGCCGGATCGGGAGCGACGGTTCGCTGATCTCTTCACGGCGACCTATCCGGCGGTTCTGCGTTTCGCCGAGCGTCGAGTCCATCCGAGCCACGCCGAGGACATCGCGGCCGAAGTGTTCGTCGTGGCCTGGCGCCGTCTCGAAGACGTCCCGGCCCAGGCGGACGACGCACGAGCCTGGCTGTTCGGCATCGCCCGGATGACCCTGATGGCCAGCGTCCGAGGTGAGCGGAGACGACAGGCGCTGGCCGTGCGCGTCTCCGAGAACCCGGCGGCGCACGCCCACGCCGGAGAGCTCGACCCCGATCTGGTCGCCCGGCGCGTCGATCTGGTCCGGGCGTGGTCCCGGCTGTCCGCGGTACATCAGGAGGCGCTGGCCCTGGCCGTGTGGGACGGGCTGGACGCACCCCGGGCGGCCCAGGTTCTGGGCATCTCCCCGGTCGCCTACCGCCTGCGCCTGAGCCGTGCCCGCAAGGCCCTGCGCGCCCACACCAAGGCCTTGCCCCAGACCCCCGCCAGCCGGCCGGTCGCCGCCACGCCCCGAGGGAGTTCGACATGA
- a CDS encoding class I SAM-dependent methyltransferase yields the protein MAEVYADHVRTLVDAMPFDRAMFGVFAELVRDAGQGAVGDLGCGPGRMTAYLASLGVDAFGVDLSPAMIEIARRTYPELRFEVGSMDALDVPDGSLGGVVAYYSLIHTPPEHVPAFLAEFRRVLAPGGHLLLGFFAEDRSGFDVEPFDHKVSLAYRWSPDHLAELLRQAGFAMNANLVREPAANERFQQAYLLAAKPAASSG from the coding sequence ATGGCCGAGGTCTACGCCGATCATGTGCGGACGTTGGTCGATGCCATGCCGTTCGACCGGGCGATGTTCGGGGTGTTCGCCGAGTTGGTGCGGGACGCGGGGCAGGGGGCGGTCGGCGATCTCGGGTGCGGGCCGGGGCGCATGACGGCGTATCTGGCCTCGCTGGGGGTGGACGCGTTCGGGGTCGACCTGTCGCCGGCGATGATCGAGATCGCGCGCCGGACGTACCCCGAGCTGCGGTTCGAGGTCGGGTCGATGGACGCGCTGGACGTTCCGGACGGCAGCCTCGGGGGTGTCGTCGCCTATTACTCGCTCATCCATACGCCGCCCGAGCATGTCCCGGCGTTCCTGGCCGAGTTCCGTCGAGTGCTGGCGCCGGGCGGCCACCTGCTGCTCGGCTTCTTCGCCGAGGACCGGTCGGGGTTCGACGTTGAGCCGTTCGACCACAAGGTGTCGCTCGCCTATCGCTGGTCGCCCGATCACCTGGCCGAGCTACTGCGGCAGGCCGGTTTCGCGATGAACGCGAACCTTGTCCGGGAACCCGCCGCGAACGAGCGGTTCCAGCAGGCGTACCTGCTGGCGGCCAAGCCCGCTGCCTCCAGCGGATGA
- a CDS encoding BP74-related protein produces the protein MPRVFSKIGISAAAAILGVLAATSPAAATGRAATDPAYFAFTDASDQYFVLKLTDPAKIQHARDLINGVTTDQPHVIGTIVPSQASYNQGWSYHYDPATIDFFDAATEVCDASIDYVEEHLDEAGGAFLPNYTWCPWSSHLVEEVSTA, from the coding sequence ATGCCACGCGTCTTCTCCAAGATCGGCATCTCCGCCGCCGCGGCGATCCTCGGCGTCCTCGCGGCGACGTCACCGGCCGCGGCGACCGGCCGCGCCGCGACGGACCCCGCCTACTTCGCCTTCACCGACGCGTCCGACCAGTACTTCGTCCTCAAGCTCACCGACCCGGCGAAGATCCAGCACGCGAGGGACCTGATCAACGGCGTGACCACGGACCAGCCGCACGTCATCGGCACCATCGTCCCCTCCCAGGCCTCGTACAACCAGGGCTGGAGCTACCACTACGACCCCGCGACGATCGACTTCTTCGACGCCGCCACCGAGGTCTGCGACGCCTCCATCGACTACGTCGAGGAACACCTGGACGAGGCCGGCGGCGCCTTCCTCCCGAACTACACCTGGTGCCCGTGGAGCTCACACCTCGTAGAGGAAGTCTCCACCGCCTGA